Proteins from one Microbacterium proteolyticum genomic window:
- a CDS encoding EI24 domain-containing protein, with the protein MREFLQGARMLLRGLGQWRRSPGAMALGLIPGFLVGLVFGAALVGWGILLGEVVDDWTPFANTWDPLWATVLRTAIAVASFGAAAFLAIVSFTAVTLAVGEPFYDRIWRATELTATGKVPDADYGFWRAAGDAVRLIVRGAFAALAAWLLGLIPFVGGVLGFVVGVLLTGWLLADELTSRALSARGLDRRARRAVLRENRARALGFGVATQLCFLVPLGAVAVMPAAVAGSTLWTHAALRETPTPAHRTPDAAR; encoded by the coding sequence ATGCGCGAGTTCCTCCAGGGCGCCCGGATGCTCCTCCGCGGCCTCGGCCAGTGGCGCCGCTCCCCCGGTGCGATGGCGCTCGGCCTCATCCCCGGCTTCCTCGTCGGCCTCGTCTTCGGCGCGGCGCTCGTCGGCTGGGGCATCCTCCTCGGCGAGGTCGTGGACGACTGGACCCCCTTCGCGAACACCTGGGATCCGCTGTGGGCCACCGTCCTGCGCACCGCGATCGCCGTCGCCTCCTTCGGGGCGGCCGCGTTCCTCGCGATCGTGTCGTTCACCGCCGTCACCCTCGCGGTCGGCGAACCCTTCTACGACCGCATCTGGCGCGCCACCGAGCTCACCGCCACCGGCAAGGTCCCGGATGCCGACTACGGCTTCTGGCGCGCCGCCGGAGACGCGGTGCGCCTCATCGTGCGCGGCGCGTTCGCGGCGCTCGCCGCATGGCTCCTCGGCCTCATCCCCTTCGTCGGCGGGGTCCTCGGGTTCGTCGTCGGCGTGCTGCTCACCGGCTGGCTCCTCGCCGACGAGCTGACTTCCCGCGCCCTTTCCGCCCGGGGGCTGGATCGCCGGGCACGCCGGGCGGTGCTGCGCGAGAACCGCGCGCGGGCCCTCGGCTTCGGTGTCGCGACGCAGCTGTGCTTCCTCGTCCCGCTGGGCGCGGTCGCGGTGATGCCGGCCGCGGTGGCCGGGAGCACGCTCTGGACGCACGCGGCTCTCCGCGAGACGCCGACCCCGGCGCACCGGACGCCCGACGCGGCACGATAG